CCTTAAGGTATCACCCGTTTGTGCAATATAGGAATCCATAACAGGTCACATCCATTCTGCAATTATGATATATCTTATGAGCAAGAATTCTATTTATGAGGATGGGTTTTGCTGAAAAGGTCATTGGGAAAGGTCTTACTTTTATTAGTATCGATACGATAACAACGCTAGATGTTGAAAAGCCCTTTAGAGGGCTTTTTTGCGTTAACAGCAATATTCAAACTAGCTAGACTATTATCCTGAATTTGTAAATTGGTGATATAATAAGGCGGCAGGCTTATAGGGGGCAAGTTTATACACTGTGATGGCAATTTAGCTCCAGAAAGATACATAGAGGCTCTGGTCTGACTAGATAAAACATGGATTTCATTAAGCTTTGGTTGAGGAGTAGATAAAAAATGCCTGTTAATAATTATGCGTTTCACCAAATAACAACTCAGAATATAAGTGTAAATTATCAATTGTTTTTACCACACGATTATGAATCAAAAAAGGATAACAATTATCCACTAATTTTGTTTCTCCACGGCATAAAAAAACGTGGAGAGGATATTGGTGTGCTTGATGGTTACGGACTAACTTGGATTGCTGAAAGCAAGCAAGACTTCCCTTTTATTGTAGTTACTCCACAATGTCCATCCGATTCTAATTGGATATTAGAGTATCATTCGGTCATAGCTTTGGTTGATGAGATAATAACGAATTATCGAGTTGATTCTGACAGAATATATATAACTGGATTTAGTATGGGTGGAAATGGTGCATGGGATTTCGCTTTAAGATCGCCTGAACTTTTTTCAGCTGTAGTTCCGATTTCAGGGTGGTTCAATCCAGATAAGGCTATGCTGCTAAAAGATGTACCTATTTGGGCTTTTCATTGTGTAGCCGACGATATTGTCCCTGTTTCAGGAACAGAGGACATGGTTAAGGCTTTAACTAGTATCGGTGGGAATGTCAGAGTTACTTATTACTCAGGGTTAAAACATAACCACAAAGTGATGTACGAAACATACAACAAAGCAGAACTGTATACTTGGTTATTGAATCATAAAAGGAAAGTGTAAGCTCTATCCTGAGTTATTGGAAGCGTATATGGCTGAAAATGATGCAGATGAATAATTAAATAATCATAATACAACTTTTCCCATAAGTGGGCGTATATAGTGGTAAATGCATGAGGAGGTATTATCAATGAAAAAATTTATTATAGGTGTAGTTGTAGGGAGCATACTCTCTCTTTCTTCAGTTGTAGTTGCTTCTGATTCAGTACAAGCATATTTATTTGAAGTGTATTTTACAATTAATGGTCGCAATACAGCTATTGAAAAAGATTATTCAGTTCTCAATTATAACGGCAGCACTTATGTTCCTGTTCGTTTCATCGCAGAACAACTAGGTGCTTCTGTTGATTACAATGCAATTAATAAAGAAATAGCAATTAATCAATTTTCATCCAATATGAAAATTCTTACAGATAGTAATTATCCTAATGTGCGCTATAGTTTGTTAGATCTTTATTTAGATGGTGGTTATACAGGAAGTTATGGACTACTTTCAGTCGATAAAATAAAGGAGAGCACAATAACAGAACATGAAATAGATTTTAGCCTGAGTTTTTACGATGCAAATGAAAAGTTGATTGGAACAGCATTAGGATCTCAGTTGCCTAGTTCTTCTGATTACAAACAAACAATAACTACAGGCGAAATCAAAGTTGTACATGCTGGTGGAGTTGGTGATTTCTCTAATTATTCAAGTGTTAAATTTAATGTGACGAAGTATAAATAATTAATAATACTGAACGTCGAAAAGCGAGAAATTCAGAATAACATTTATAACGGATTTGTACAAAAATTATGATTCAAAACTATTATATCCCTTTCACCGACTCCACACATGTGGAGTGCGTGGTAGTGATATATTGGGAGGATTAAATAATTTTAAAATGAGGGGCTTCCTTTAGAGGAGGTTCCATTTTTGTTCACACTTCTATTAATTATGTATTAATTTGGTTAAATTGCTATGATTAATGAAGTGAAATTCTAAGCCGTATATATGAAGAATATCTGGAAGGTAAAAGTTATCAGGGGATTGTTACTGGATTGATGAAGGATAAAATCAAAACGGTCACTGGCGGCGATAGATGGTGGGATTCTTCCATCACGATCATATTAACCAATGAGAAGTACTATGGAGCCTTATTTCAGCAGAAAACAATCACTGTGGATTTCCTTACCCCTGCGGAGCTAATTTCAAAAGGCGAACATGGAATAGTAACAATGTATCGAAGAAAGTTGTATGGCAATGCCGAACTTACGTCAACGAAGGGAAAGAAGCTTGTGATGCCAAAGCAGTAAATGAGTTAGAGTTGCAGGATGCCTTTGTATGAGATAAACGAAATTGTACAAGTCATGAACGCACGGCAAGATTTATCGAAGAGTTCGAGGGGTAAGCTCCAACCTTGTATGTAGAATAGAAATGATTTGACAGATGGCATGGATCGATTCCATGCTGTTAGTCGTCAGAACTCCAATTGGTTATTTTTCAAATAAAGGTTCATTTCCCGGATCATCCCCATGCCATCCTTAACCCCTTTCAGATAAAACCATTCCTTTTCAGCCGAATGCAGATACTGAACGGCATCTTCCCACTCCAACAGAATACCATGAGCAGTACCATCCACTTGATTTTTCAAATCCTTCAGCAATTTCGATGATTTCTGGATTAATGGGGCAATATGTTCCTGTTGTTCCACAGTGAGCGATAAATCATCAAACCTCTCGTGTAATCCCTTTAAAACCCATTCAGGCCATTCTTCCATAGTGATATCCCCTTCCTGTTGTTCGAGTGTGTGTATGTTAACTCTGATGGGAAGGGATGGCAAGTCGTTTTAATTATTTCCTTCTACAAGATCCCCTGATTTTCAACATTCGACTGCTACTTTCTCAAGGCACATGGTATAATTTTACTATTCTAACTGTGATAAGAGGAGTGTTTAATGCTCAACTACAAAGGAAAATCAAATTCAAAATACCTTAAACATCTTTTTCTCTACTTCTTAGAGATGGTGATAGCTACTACTACTACTACTATCAGAACGTTTTTAGAAGGAAGTGGTGCATTACTGTATAATAGCGTTCTGATTAATATATTAAAGGATTATGTTTTCGCGTATACATTATATCAACTAGTTCTTATAGCTGCTTTTAAACTCAAGGATTCTATTGAAATTGATGCATTAACTTCTCTCAAGAATGAAAGTGACAGATTTCAGATTTATGCTGAGTTTAAAAATAAAATACCACAAGCGGCTATTGATAAAATGAAAAATTATTTGACTGAAAATCCTAAAGTTATGCTTAAGAATGAGCATCGCGTTTTATTCGAACATCTAACAATTGCTGCTAGGAGTTATAATAGTGATGATATCCTGCCAGAAGAATTTAGGATGAGAATGAAACAATTTTCAAGGGAAATGGATCACCAGATAAAAGTTCTAGGATTTACTTGGATGAACTCTATATTGTTACGGATTATGAAGTGACGAAATAATTGTTCAAAGTAGAAGTTTTTTTGAAAGATCTAGATAGTAAAAATGAAGTTTTAAGGAAAAGTAATGAGAAGTAGTTCAATTACCTGCAAGAATAAATGATGCACACAGCATGTCATATTGCAGAAAAACTCCTAAAGTAATCAAACAACAATTTGATTGGAGAAATTTGTGGCTACATATTGGACTCTCCAAGAGGAAGTAGTTTGGAATGAAGCAGTAAAAATTGGATATCTTGAAGGAAAACAAGAATATGCGATGTATCCAGCAGAGTACATTTGGATGATGGCACAAATGAAGCAACGACTAGAAAATTACAATGATAAATACCCTATATGGCTATGGATTAAGAAGCCTGATATGAGGTCTGCAAGTCACTTTAAAAGTTATACAAGATGCGTTCGTCTTACTATAGATTTGGAAGAAGAAAATGTGCTAGTTTCAGATTTTGAAGATTGGCATTCTGTTTTGAACAATGGTTTTAATGCCGATAATGAGCAAGAATATGATGATTTTTACGAAGGGAAATTAAAGATTACAAAGGAGGAGAGTTGGGAACGTATTTTTGAATTAGAACGTATCCAAGATCCTCTTTGGAGTGGAGTTAGAGATTGGCTGCAAGGTGTTACTGGTAGAATTGATATCAATAAAGTGAAGAAGGTTGAGCATTTTATAAGTCGAAAACAAGTAGAGTTTTAGATGTAAAACAAATATTTTATTATGAAAGCTGCGGTGATTAATATCTGGTTCGTAGGTATTCAGCGGATATTTGATAGTAGAGTGTACATATATGAGACAGAGGTGGAGGCAAAGGAAGCATATGATAAAATGTTTGTGAAAAGCTGTGAGGACGATGGAGAAATTGAAGCAAAAGTTGTATACGGAAAAATCTCTGAGATTGCACAAATTAAGCAGATATCATGAAATAATACTATTGACTGATTTTTAAAAAAAATGAAGGTAGTTGACACTGATGACAAAGCAAATATTAGATCTTACATTAGATGAATTTGGATATAAAGTGATGATAAATCTACCCGTTTGGAATGAATTTACTTCAGACTCAAACGATGTTTATGAAGTAGATTTTGGTGGAGACATAAATTCACCTCTACTCAGTGAATTAATAGATACTTATGATTTTATTGTATCCAATCAAGAAGAAATTAAGAATGTAATACTACAAGAGTTAGTTGAAGAATATAGTGGTTTCCAAGCAAAATATTGCGATGATGAAGATGATGAGTTTATGCCAGATTTAACTGGTGTTAATGATCTAAAGCCCTTAATCAGTTTAGCAAGAGTTCATATCTTAGATGTAATCAAGGACGGCATTGGTTATTTTGGCTTTGAATTTGATTGCTCGTGGGATGAAGAGCACGGTTTTGGTGTAATGCTATTTAAAAACGAAGTAGTTGCATTGGGGGGATCAGACTCATCCTTTCTTTCATGGATAGCTAATGATCATTTAAATGAAAGTAGCGATACAAAATGAATCAATTCTATCAACGAGAGAAGATGAGGTGCTATAATGCGAGATTATATTGGAATTAAAGAAAAAGTGCAAATTGATTCGTTAATAGCAAATTTTGATGAAATCACAAAAGGGCTTGAAATTCTGAATAACAATAAGAAACTGGAATTAGATAGGCTCCTTGTAGATGCGAGTAAATTATTAAAAGGCTTAGAAGGAGTTCAGCAGTACATTAAAGTAGAACACGCAAAATCAACTGTTGAAATTATGTCTGGGGCTTTGAGTGAGATAGAAAGAATAAAATTTATCAATGATAAATAATAAAACAATCCTTTCATAAGAATGAGGTGAAAAATATATGGAGCCATGGGAATTAGCTGAAGGAGAAAGATATAAGGAAAACAAGACTGTCTAGTTAATCAAGAAAAGTGACGTTGAAAATAAATCCATTACATATATAGAAAATCCTCGCGGCGGTCATGTTCTAGGACGATGCAGCATCAATGACTTTTGTGATTGGGCAATAAGTGTGTATACAGCAGAGAAAGAAATTTGGGAGCAAAATAGCAAGTTTGTGGAAATAATCAAATAAAAAAAGTTTATATAAGGAGATATGAACATATGGGACTGTACACTAGTTTTCGCTGCAAATTAAAATTGAAAGATGAATTTCTACCAGTTATTAGAGAATTGATGGAGGAGGGTTTAGACTGGAGCGAACTTGAAACTAATAGCGAAGAAATTAATGAATTTAGTACATATGATCGAGCGGATTCTATTCCTTTTGGAGGCCTTTCATATGCTCCGGATGAATGGGAGCAGGAAGACAACACTATATGGAGTCGTAGCACTGAAAACGGTATCTGGACATTCCAATGCAGTGTTAAAAACAGTGAAACAATTCTTGAATTTATGAGAAGGGTAGTTCCAGCTATTTCTGTAGAAAGTCTTCATCTTGAAATGTTCTTTGAAGAGGATGTCTATTCAACAATGTATAAACTTATTGATGGTAAAGTAGAAGAAATCGATGAAAAGAACAAATATGGTTTTGAAGACAATGATGACTATGAGGGTTTTGGATATAGATAAGGCATTGAAATGAATCTTTCAATACCTAATTTTAAGGAGTGAATGAGCAATGATAGTAATCGAAGGCAAGGCAGGAAAGAGTGTAGTTTTGCAGGATATCATTAATGATCAAATGAGAAATAGGAATGTAGTTGTCATTGATACAGTTAAAGTACACGGTTTACAGGTTCCTGATGGTGTAGATCATTTAATCTTAGATGCAGATTTTGAGAAAGCTCTTGAGATATTTGAGTCAGCATATAAAAACGAGTTCAGTAGATATGATTGGATTGTATTTGAGTTCAATGTAGAAATAACAGAAGTTGATTTAAGCACTTTTAAAGCAATTGACAGAGAATATCCTCAGAATTTTATTGTTACTGTACAAAATGATGCTCTAGAACAGGTTAATGTCTATTTTGCATAGTCAACAAAATCAGAGTTTTATGGGAGAGTTAAAAATGAATAAAGTAATTTTAATTATCGTGCTGATTGCCATTTTGCTTATTGGATGCGGCGACCGAAAACAAGAAGCGGTTGATTTAGCTCTAAAAACAATAGAAACGGAATTTCCAAAAATAACAAATGTTAAAGTTGAAAATGTTGACATTGTGAAAGATTGGAAAGAAACGCCAAGCGGGAAGAATGATTTAGCTAAAGTTACAATATCTTTTGATGAAGAATCAAAACATAAGAAGTTAGTTTATTGGTTAACCAACTTGAATGATAATGGTTGGTTTGCCCAAGAGTATATATGGGTGTTGCAATAGTGAAACTTTGAAATGAAATCGAAGTTTTATTAGAGTACATAATATTTAGATAATAATTGGTGACGAAAGAATGATTTTATTGATAGAAACGGGGGACTAAATTGAAGAAAATAAGGATAATATCTGTCCCATTTAATGATCAATGAATGAAAGACATGGAAAATGACTTAGATAATTCACAATACGTCCAAGAGTTTAAAATTAATGAGAAACAATTTTATACATTATTTGAGTCAGGTATATTCAATGTTCTAAACAGAGAATGTGATGTACTAATTGACGACTTTGAAACAGAGCTCATCGATTTTGAAAGCTTACTTAAAGCGAACAAAGTACTAAGTAATTCATTCGAAAATTCAAATTGTTATGAAATAGAAGTGTTAGTAGGGCTAATTTCCTTAGCAATAGAGATGAAAACAGGAATTTATTTTCATTTTTAACTTTCAGCAACTTTGAATATTTCTTTTAGCCCCCGACAATAAATTTAATATTCCGAATACATTAGAAAAAGTCAAGAATTTTTAGGATTAAAATGTAAGCACGATTCTATAGAGTGGAGAGGGGAAATATAATGACACACTATGATAATTTGTATTGTAAGTTATTCATTGACACAGACATTGATATAAACTCGCTATTTGATTTAGTGTGTCAAATTGTATCAGGTTTTAGAAAAGTTATGCGGACAGTTGTTACAGACCTAAGTGAAATAGATATTATGAAAAATGATGACTTTGATGCTTTAAAAAAAGACTATGGAAGTGATGGCTTTCTCTTCTTTAAATACTATTGTGATATTCAACCAACGGATTATATAGGATTGGACGAGGGAAAATATATATCAAGTGTTTCACTGTTATTGGAAAGTCTATGGGATATAAAAATAAATGCAGTATGTGCTTGTGATTTTGAGGGAGAACTACCAAGAATGGGCGGATATAATCCTAACAGATGATAAAAGAGCAATTTTATTTGAATGGAGTTATTTGTATATGGA
Above is a genomic segment from Paenibacillus sp. HWE-109 containing:
- a CDS encoding prolyl oligopeptidase family serine peptidase, whose amino-acid sequence is MPVNNYAFHQITTQNISVNYQLFLPHDYESKKDNNYPLILFLHGIKKRGEDIGVLDGYGLTWIAESKQDFPFIVVTPQCPSDSNWILEYHSVIALVDEIITNYRVDSDRIYITGFSMGGNGAWDFALRSPELFSAVVPISGWFNPDKAMLLKDVPIWAFHCVADDIVPVSGTEDMVKALTSIGGNVRVTYYSGLKHNHKVMYETYNKAELYTWLLNHKRKV
- a CDS encoding stalk domain-containing protein translates to MKKFIIGVVVGSILSLSSVVVASDSVQAYLFEVYFTINGRNTAIEKDYSVLNYNGSTYVPVRFIAEQLGASVDYNAINKEIAINQFSSNMKILTDSNYPNVRYSLLDLYLDGGYTGSYGLLSVDKIKESTITEHEIDFSLSFYDANEKLIGTALGSQLPSSSDYKQTITTGEIKVVHAGGVGDFSNYSSVKFNVTKYK
- a CDS encoding recombinase zinc beta ribbon domain-containing protein → MSAENNHCGFPYPCGANFKRRTWNSNNVSKKVVWQCRTYVNEGKEACDAKAVNELELQDAFV
- a CDS encoding DUF3841 domain-containing protein; the encoded protein is MATYWTLQEEVVWNEAVKIGYLEGKQEYAMYPAEYIWMMAQMKQRLENYNDKYPIWLWIKKPDMRSASHFKSYTRCVRLTIDLEEENVLVSDFEDWHSVLNNGFNADNEQEYDDFYEGKLKITKEESWERIFELERIQDPLWSGVRDWLQGVTGRIDINKVKKVEHFISRKQVEF
- a CDS encoding DUF6985 domain-containing protein, translating into MTKQILDLTLDEFGYKVMINLPVWNEFTSDSNDVYEVDFGGDINSPLLSELIDTYDFIVSNQEEIKNVILQELVEEYSGFQAKYCDDEDDEFMPDLTGVNDLKPLISLARVHILDVIKDGIGYFGFEFDCSWDEEHGFGVMLFKNEVVALGGSDSSFLSWIANDHLNESSDTK
- a CDS encoding 1,4-dihydroxy-6-naphthoate synthase → MTHYDNLYCKLFIDTDIDINSLFDLVCQIVSGFRKVMRTVVTDLSEIDIMKNDDFDALKKDYGSDGFLFFKYYCDIQPTDYIGLDEGKYISSVSLLLESLWDIKINAVCACDFEGELPRMGGYNPNR